In Lycium ferocissimum isolate CSIRO_LF1 chromosome 3, AGI_CSIRO_Lferr_CH_V1, whole genome shotgun sequence, the genomic window TCATTGTTTCCCGCGACTGGAGCTGGTGATGACGAAGAAATTGATGAGTAATTAAGGGTAAGATTGTCATTTGGAGTGAAGTGATGATCAGTCAATTGGCCTAAAGGTGACATGAAACGTAGAGGGTGATGAATTTGAGGGTTCATTAGACCTAATAAACTAGCTGCTGCTGATGGACTTGAAAAAGTACTATTATTGTTGCTTGTGGAACCAGAATTAGTAGCTTGGCTAGAAGTTTCAGACTTGggagtattattattgttgttgttggatttagTAGTTGTAGTAGTAGTACTAGTGCTGCTTCTTTTGTTCCTACGACAACCGCCACCAACGGGGACGCTCCTCAAAGCGCCCCCTCTCGTCCAGTACCTTCTGCAGGTCTTGCAGAAGTGACGAGGCTGGGAGAGGCTGTAGTTGTTGAAGTAGCAAAACTTTGTGTTTGTTGACTCACATCGAGGGCATTTTTGGACAGCCTCAGACATTGGTATGTTAGCTAACCGGGCTCGATCTGCCATCGAGCCTGGTCGGATGGAACCTCCAATACCCCCATGAAGCTGAGCTGGCGGTGGACTGGTTAGTGGCtgcggtggtggtggtggtggtgatgggaACTGAGGATTTGAGATGCTATATCCCGCTTgctgaaaatgaagaaaaaaaaaaacaccaaagaattaaaaaaagaatttgtgTCTAGTATATGCTACAAATTTAAAGAAGTTTGAAACAAATTAAAGTTAAAgaggaatattttttttttttctttacgaattattcacttttttgttCAAGAAGCCATTGACATTAGAAGCATATCATATT contains:
- the LOC132049721 gene encoding dof zinc finger protein DOF2.4-like, which encodes MVFSSISAYLDPANWQQQAGYSISNPQFPSPPPPPPQPLTSPPPAQLHGGIGGSIRPGSMADRARLANIPMSEAVQKCPRCESTNTKFCYFNNYSLSQPRHFCKTCRRYWTRGGALRSVPVGGGCRRNKRSSTSTTTTTTKSNNNNNNTPKSETSSQATNSGSTSNNNSTFSSPSAAASLLGLMNPQIHHPLRFMSPLGQLTDHHFTPNDNLTLNYSSISSSSPAPVAGNNENMNFQLGMSSNLEQWRLHQQLANQFPYNLYGGLDSSSGSGSGLYPFHPSHYTSSDAGGGVTSQIRPKISNPMLTQLALMKMEDNQDHASNMPRQFLGNENWLSNGSANWNELCASFSSSSTSNAL